DNA from Symphalangus syndactylus isolate Jambi chromosome 22, NHGRI_mSymSyn1-v2.1_pri, whole genome shotgun sequence:
ATGAAGTCCTGGTTTTCTCTCGGGAACGGGAGCTGACCCAGTTAAGCGTGAAGTTACGGGAAGGGAGAGATGCCGCCCGCTCATTGATTGGGCATCTCCAGGCCCTTCTCACTCCGGATGAGCCCGACGAGTCCCAGGGGTGGGACCTCCGAGAACAGCTGGCTGAGGGATGTAGGCTGGCACAGGACCTCCTCCAAAAGCTCAGCCCAGGTAAGGTGGCCATAGGTCCTGATGACCCAAAACCCCAGGCTTATGAGAGACTCCAGACCTCCATACTTTCGCAATGACAGTTGTAGCGGTGCTGTTTTTTTCCACTAAACATATGTGGCCATGACATGACCAGGACTTCCTGGGTAAGAACAGAGATGGGAAACCCATGGGGTTGGAGGTCACAGTATTGCAAATGTCCCTCCTTCCTTGATGGAAGGTGGTCTTTGGAGCAAGAAGCAGCACGTTTCTAGTTTTAAAGGACAGgaaggaggctgtgacaggagggCGCTTGTTAGAGTGAAAAGAGCTCTGGACTCAGAAGGCAGGTTCTCGGGCTGTCTCTTTGGCAATGTTCTTAGTAACTGTCGGTGAGTGAGTGATTTATCCTTCCTGagtttctctgtctccatctgcAAAGGCACGCAAATTGTCTCTTGCCAGTGTCTGAAGCATCCCAATGTGGGAACACTTAAGACTGCCTTTCAAAATGAGATAAAGCCCCTTACCATGTGGTGCTGCAGAAGGCACTTGATGTGGGGGCATTTGGTGGTAGGAAGTGCTTCAGACTGGAGCCCTCCCCGTAGAGAGAATGTCCCTGAATAACACGGCAGAAGCCACATGATGGAGGGCCGGTGAAGTCTCCTGATGCATAGAGGACTGTAGGACAAGTTTGTCCTCTCCTAAGAGAAAGAATGAGGTTTGAAATGTGAACCGTGACAGGACACCAAGCCTGTGCCTGGGAATCAGACCTGTAGCGGGATGGGGGAGACAGCTGCCAAAGTCCAGAGAGAGGCTGCAGAAGCCTCCATGATATGGGGAGCAAAAGGTCTTTTCCATATTTGGCCACATCTTGATGGTGGCCCCCCAGATCAGAAATGCATTGCCTGATGGATCAGGAAACCATGCCAGGGCATTTTGTGAAAGGTAAAACATGAGAGCTTTCAGCTGAACAGTGACCCATGCCTAGATGTTCATGTCTCTGTGCACATCGGGCTGACTGCGCTTGCagagtgtgaagtgggaaatatcTGAATGAACACTTCTGTATTTACAGCAACTGCCGAAGACGAGGATGAGGATGTTAAAgttgaggaggctgagaaagtAGAGGAATTCTGTGCCCCCAGGTAACACTGAATAATCGGGAGCAAGTAGTGGGTGGTAACATATGAAAAAGGTCTAGGAGGCCCACCCTCTCTGGCATCTACGATGGGCCGAAAGCCTGCATTCCCTTGGCCACAGTATGTGAAATTCAACCCAGCTTAGACACAGGGTGTGGCTGCTGTTGCGTTTCTGTGTGTGTGGCGGGTGTCATGCCTGTACCGTACAGGGATAGCTGAGCCTTCGTCCTCCTCGGCTCCTATCTGTCCAGTGCAGTGAACACCAGttgctctcttcctctctggctCCCATGGCAGCCATGCTCTGTTGCAGAGAGAAGAGGATTGCCTGTTCCCTCTTAAAGGGAACCTCCTGTTTGCTTTCTGGGGCCACTCTCTTAATGCCTCCTGTCAACACCAGCCAGGACTCCCTGGGGTCCAGTCCCTCTGTGTTTAATCTTCTGTCATCTCTATCCCAGCTGGCTCATCAGGGAGGTGCAGAAGGCTGAAGAACAGGAAGTCCCTGAGGACTCACTGGAGGAATGTGCCGTCACTTGTTACAATAGCCACGGCCCTTGTGAGTGCAACCAGCCTCATGGGAACACCGAAATCACACTTGAGGAAGACCAAGTCTACTCAAGTCTCATTGACTCATCCTCTCATGATGAATGGTTGGATGCTGTACACATTATCCCAGGTAGCCTCTATTTTCCTTTGTCTCACACCTTTTCCTATGCTGAGGAAGATAAACTGAAGACAGGCTCTATTCACACAAATTGCTTTTAATAAAATCTATGATGGGATTCTATACAGCGATATCGGGGGTTTTCTGTCCTTCTCAGCTCGTGTCATGCCTTTGTCTCCCAGTCCCCAGTGTCAAGTTACTGAACCCCAGACAAGTGTCTCAGTCTCATAGTCACCTGAGTGGAAGAGGTACACAGGAAGTATCTGTGAGGCCTCGTAGCTTCGGTTCCGTATCTCTTGTCACATGTGATTAAGTCGTCTGTCCCTGAACAGTGTCCATGGAGTTTCTGTGCCTTTTTAAGGAGACTGGCAGCCTTGCCTTTGTATTTGGAAGTATTGTTCCCCAGGCTTCACTGCTCTCAGCTttaatcttccttttttcttttttttttttagtagaggcggggtttcaccgcgttagtcaggatggtctccatctcctgaccttgtgatccgcccacctcggcctcctaaagtgttgggattacaggcgtgagccaccgcgcccagcctctcagCTTTAATCTTTATCTCCTTTAAGTCAGCTTGGTTAGCTGCACAGTCACCTTGAAATCAGGacagaaacttttcttttttactttgctGATATTGTTCCGTAAAGCAAGGCTGGACCCTGGTTCTCCACCCCATCAGTGCAATGGCTGACCCAATGTTTCTTTGTAGCATcatagattctctctctctcttttttttttttttgtgatggagtctcgctctgtcacccaggcttgagtgcagtggctccattttggcttgctgcaacttccgcctcccgggttcaagagattctcctgcctcagcctcctgagtcgctggtaccacaggtgctcagcaccacatctagctaatttttgtatttttagtagagacggggttccctcatgttggccaggctggtcttgaactcatgacctcaaatgattcacctgccttgacctcccaaatcaCAGATTCTTTTTAATGCAAGAGTTGTTAGAATTTATCTATCAGTCGAGTTTCATGTGTAGGTCCCTCTAAACACTTAATGTCCACGTTACCTGGTGATATAAGTCAGTATTGCAACAACACTCCTAGAAAATTGTTTGACCAATTTTTGGCGATTTTGGGGGAAAAGTTTTGTTTAACTTTGTATAGACTCAGGCAGGGAATATGGCATTATGGTCTACCCATAGAGGGAAATTTTGGCCTGTGGGTCTGGAAAGCAGGGTCATCTACTTCTCACCAAAGTTAATCTAGGGCACCCTAGAATACTCCTGTCAGAATCCATATTCTTGCACTGAGAATAGTTATGTCCTTGTGCTATGACTGGACACTGATTTGGTCATATGTGAAGTGTGAATTGCTTAATGTGACCTGCTTCTCTGAATTTATtcacagaaaatgaaagtgatcatgaggaagaggaagaaaaagggccAGTGTCTCCCAGGTAATGCTGTGGAATTGTAGGCTGTTAATTCAATAGTGGCAGCTGGAGATTGTAGAttgagagaaaatgaggaagcagTGAATAGAAGTTTTTCTTCCATTCACCCAGCTACAAGTTGTCCTTATTAACAAGGTTGTACATCATTTGTGGCCCTTGTGTTGGTTTTAATTTCGTAGTCCTCTCAAGATAGGAACTTGCAATCAGATGAGCCAGGTGAACTAGCCAAACAGAGATTTCTtggtgatcttttcaaaaaaccagctcctggattcactgatttttttgaagggttttttgtgtctctatctccttcacttctgctctgatcttagttatttcttgccttctgctagcttttgaattggtttgctcttgcttctctagttcttttaattgtgatgttaaggtgttgattttagatctttcctttctcttgtgggcatttagtgctagaaATTTCCCTCTCCacgctgctttaaatgtgtcccagagattctggtatgttgtgtctttgttctcattggtttcaaagaacatctttatttctgccttcatttggttatttacctagtagtcattcaggagcaggttgttcagtttccatgtagttgtgtggttttgagtgagtttcttaatcctgagttctaatttgattgcactgtggtctgagagacagtttgttgtgatttttgttctttttcatttgctgaggagtgctttagttccaaccatgtggtcaattttggaatcagtgtggtgtgatgctgaggcgaatgtatattctgttgatttggggtggagagttctgtagatgtctattaggtctgcttggtgcagagctgagttcaagtcctggatatccttgtgaaccttctgtctcattgatctgtctaatattgacaatggggtgttaaagtctcccatgattattgtgtgggagtctaagtctctttttaggtctctcaggacttgatttatgaatctgggtgctcctatattggatACAtgtacatttaggatagttagcttttcatgttgaattgatccctttaccattatgtaatggccttctttatctcttttgatctttcttggtttaaagtctgttttatcagagactatgattgcaacctctgcttttttttgctttccatttgcttggtagatcttcctctatccctttattttgagcctatgtgtgtttctgcatgtgagatgggtctcctgaatacagcacactgataggtcttgactccttatccaatttgccagtctgtgtcttttaattggggcatttagcccatttacatttaaggttagtattgttatgtgtgaatttgatcctgtcatgatgatgtgagctggttattttgccgttagttgatgcactttcttcctagcatcgatggtctttgcaatttggcatgtttttgcagtgattggctggtactggttgttcctttccatgtttagtgcttccttcaggagctcttgtaaggcaggcctggtggtgacaaaaatctctcagcatttgcttgtctgtaaaggattttatttctctttcacttatgaagcttagtttggctggatatgaaattctgtgttggaaattctttcctttatgaacgtcgaatattggccctcactctcttctggcttgtagggtttctgcagagagatccactgttagtctggtgggcttcccttattgggtaacccgacctttctctctggctgccctgaaccttttttcctttacttcaactttggtgaatctgacaattatgtgtcttggagttgctcttctcgaggagtatctttgtggtgttctctatatttcctgaatttgaatgttggcctgccttgctaggttggggaagttctcctggataatatcctgaagagtgttttccagcttggttccattctccccgtcactttcgggtacaccaatcaaacgtagatttggtcttttcatatagtcccatatttattggaggctttgttcatttctttttactcatttttctctaaactgctcttctcacttcatttcattaatttgatcttcaatcactaataccctttcttccacttgatcgaatcggctactgaagcttgtgcatgtgtcacttagttctcgtgccatggttttcagctccatcaggtcatttaaggtcttctctacattgtttattctagttagccatttgtccaatcttttttcaaggtttttagcttccttgcgatgggtttgcgcatcctcctttagctcagagaagtttgttattaccgacttctgaagcctccttctgtcagctcatcaaagtTATTCTCCGTcctgctttgttccattgctggtgaggagctgtgatcctttggaggcgAAGgggcgctctggtttttagaattttcagcttttctgctccagtttctccacatctttgtggttttatctaattTTGGTCTTTGAcgctggtgacctacagatggggttttggtgtagatgtccttctGTTGATGttgattcctttctgtttgttagttttccttttcacAGTGAGGTCCCTCGGCCACAGGTCTGGTGGAGTTTGCTGgatgtccactccagaccttcaAACAGGGATTTCTTGGTGTTGCCTGTTCTCTCCCATGTGTTTAAATCCAGGGAGAGAATGTATATAAGCTCTCTGCTTATTGTGTGTTAGTATGTTTGCTAGTATTTGTGCaagcaaagaaattgaaaaaataaacatattatatcaaaatattagaaaaagggGAATCTTAATACACAAGATCTATGTCTGCACTGCCTCAAGAGCTCTGTTCACTTGAATGCTGCATGTAAAATTCAACCCAATTTATAGGAAGTAGTTGAAGCCCTGTGTTAGTTCTCTGTGCTGCAAGTCATGATGGTAGTTTACAGGGAGAGTCTGGGTGCCCTGCATTGGCTCGTCTGTGGCAAATGTACTGAGCACGTGCTGCCCATTTTTGTTCGGTCCACAGAGCAGTCGCCCTGCAGCCTGCAGTTAGAAggatagttttatttctcttgaaggAAAGATGCCTTTGGTTTCTGTGACCACTCCATTCTGTCTCCCACCAGATCATCTGGAAGGTTTTGTTGTCTAATCTCTGTTGGTTGTATCTTCTGTCATCCCTGTCCTGCCTGGCTCATCAGGAATCTGCAGGAGTCTGAAGAGGAGGAAGCCCCCCAGGAGTCCTGGGATGAAGGTGATTCGACTCTCTCAATTCCTCCTGACACGTCTGCCTCATACCAGTCTGACAGGAGCACCTTTCACTCAGTAGAGGAACAGCAAGTCGGCTTGGCTCTTGACATAGGCAGTGAGTACTCCATTGTGAAGGTGATAAAGCTCCACTTCGTGTCCCAGGTAGTCCCCATAATCTCTGGGCCTTGCTCCCCTGGTTGGGCTGAGAGTTTCCATCACTGTGGGTGGAACCTATATATCAATGTAGATTTCAATCACTCTGGAATCGAGTCTGAAGCACAGGCATGGGGTGGGTCAGTGAGCTTTGCCCTCTTCCTAGTCTCAGGCCATGCCCATTTGCCACCCTGGACTGACTGTCAGGACATTGAACTCAAAGCAGGTGTGGCAAACTCACACCAAGCTATGCAGCACATGTCCAGGAGTTGTCTGTCAGATTAGCTCATCTGCATTAAATGTCTCTTGCCAGCtacaaaattctttatttttttatttttatttttattttttgagacagagtctcgctctgttgcccaggttggagtgcagtggcgcaacctcggctcactgcaagctccgcctcccgggttcacgccattctcctgcctcagcctctctgagtagctgggactacaggcgcccgccaccacgcccggctgatttttttttgtatttttagtagagacggggtttcaccgtggtctcgatctcctgacctcgtgatctgcccacctcggcctcccaaagtgctgggattacaagcatgagccactgcgcccagcctcaaagttctttatgagttttgtttttttttttttgagacagagtctcgctctgtcacccaggctggagtgcagtggcgcaatctcggctcactgcaagctccgcctcccgggttcacgccattctcctgcctcagcctctccgagtagctgggactacaggcgcccgccaccacacccggctaatttttttttgtatttttagtagagacggggtttcaccgtggtcacgatctcctgacctcatgatccgcccgcctcagcctcccaaattgctgagattacaagcgtgagccaccgcgcccggccatgagttTTGTTTTCAAAGCATGTCTGTGTGGTTCTTTACCTGCGCAAGGCCAGCGTCACCCTTGTCTACCTCTCAGTGGAAGATGTGACCCAGGTTTCACTGAATTTATCCCCATTTTCTGTGTCTTGTAAGGTGGCTTATTTTAGCTCATCTGTCCATCGTCTTGCTGGTATGTTTTCTAGATAAATGGCTGACTTTTCACCCACAAAAGCCATAATAgctgatgcttctgtgtagaaccAAGTCTCATTTTGACTCAAGAGCTGCTACATTGCACCGCTCCATCAAATCTCAGTGTCCACCATCTCGTAAACTATGAAATCCTGGGTATTTGATGAGAGAAGCTTGAATATTGCAGTATCTCTCCTATGAGGCGTTAGAATAATTTGCCTCAAATCTATTGGAAAAACATTGCTCATCTGTGTACACAAACCTAGGACAGAGCACACTGGGAAGATCACATTCCAAAACGGGGGGATTTTCCCAAGGCTCATGAAAGGAACCAAGTCAGTTCTCTCAAGGCTTGACCTCAGGCCTCCTGGTATATTTCTCTCAAAGTCTCCTGTTCTCACACTGAGAAGACTGATGTCCCTGTGTTAGGATTGGACAGAGGAATGTTTCTGTGTGCAAGGAAGAACTGCTTCATGTAAGAGGCCCTGTCTGAATTTATTTGCAGGACATTGGTGTGATCAAGTGAAAAAGGAGGACCAAGAGGCCACAGGTCCCTGGTGAGTCTGAGAAATTGTGGACAGTTAATTTGATGTTGACACCTGGAGACGCCCAGTCCAGGGAAAACAGTACATGCCGAAAATAATGATTTCATCTTGTCAGACAAGTCTGAATTATGCCTACTAACATTGCTTTTGGTTCTCTCTTTACAGTAAATGTTtaggtttccatttcttcctccccttaTCATTTACTAATGTATCATAGGTTAACCATACCTCAGAAGCTGTACCCTTATGGCAACTGCATGAAATTTTAAGCACATTTGATGGAAAACCATGGAGCTCACTCTTCTCATGATCACTGTTTGCTGTGTGTCATGAGGGCACTAACTCAGAGTGTCCTTTTACTCTCTTATCAGTGTATCACTTGGCCAAGTCACTGAGCtcactatctctctctctctctctgtctctcaatctctcaatctctctctgtctctctctctctctctgtgtgtgtgtgtgtgtgtgtgtatgtgtgtctttctctttcatcCTTTTCTACCTGGCCCTGGTCTGTCCCAACATAAAGGCAATAATTTGTTACCTCATTAATAGatctgtcctttttcttttcaaacagtTCCTTATGTTACCCATGAAATCTAGCTGGGGCTGTGTGGTTTCTGATTCCCCCTGGCTTATTCTTTACTTTTCCTACTTTTCCAGGCTCAGCAGGGAGCTGCTGGATGAGAATGAGTCTGAAGTCTTGCAGGACTCACTGGATAGATTTTATTCAACTCCTTCTGGGTATCTGGAGCTGCCTGACTTATGCCAGCCCTACAGAAGTGCGTTTTACTCATTGGAGGAGCAACACCTTGGCTTGGCTCTTGATGTGGACAGTGAGTACCTTACTATGAAGGTGATAAGACTCCACCTGGTCCTCCAGATAAGGGTGATGTTCCTGTTCCAAGTGGCCCTTACTGACCCAAGAGATGTCATTGCCGCAGGCAGGACCTATGGGCGCATATAGGTTGTAATGAAACTAGTTTCAGTTGGAAGCCCAGACATGAAATGGGTCAGTGAGCATGGCTCTATTCCTAGTCTCCAGCCATGCCTGTGGCAACCTGAGCCCACTCTCAGCACATTGGACCCAGGCAGatgtaaaaaattcacagaagaatGATTTGGACTCAAGGGTTTGTAGATTTCCTCCTTCATTCTATTTTGAGTGTCTTGCAACCATGAATGAGCTGGGCATTTGATGAGACAGGGCTGAATACTGCAGTTTTCCTCCTAGAAATCATCTGGGGCATTTTCTTTGAATTGATGGGAACAATAAGGCATAACTGTTTGCACAAACTTGGGATAAATGATTTTGGGATAACTGTCTACCAGAATAGGGACATTTGACCCTTGGTTCTGAGATGCAAACCAAAGAATGTCTATCATGACTGGCTTTGAGGCCTCCTGAAATATATCTCCCACATTGTCCTGTTCTCATGCTGAGGAGCCTGAGGTCCCTGTGTGGGGATTAAACAGTGGACTGTCATGGGTGTAGGTGAATTGGCTTATTTTGTCTGTCCCTGTCTGAATTTATTGCAGGAATTAAAAAAgaccaagaagaggaagaagaccaAGGCCCACCATGCCCCAGGTAAGTTTGAGCAATTGTCAACAGCTAATTCTGTGTTGACACCTGGAGACTCCTGGTTCAGGGAAAGCAGAGCAGGCTGACATTATCGATTACATCCTTTCAACCAAGCCTGAATTATTCCTACTCACATTGCTGTTGGTTTTCATTGCAGTAGATATTTAGGTTTCCGTTTCTTCCTCCCCTTATCATTTACTAACCTACCGTAGGTCGACCATACTTCGAAAGCTGTATCCTCTTGGTGACTGCATGGAAACTTAAGCACATTTTATGGAAAATTATTGAGCACTGTCTTTTCATGATCACTGTATGCTGTGTGTCCTGAGGGCACTGACTCAGAGTGTCCTGTACTGCCTCATCAGTGTGTCATCTGGACAATTCACTGaggtctgtctctctgcctctgtctctctgtctgtctgtctgtctttctctttcattcttttctttttggccgTGTTCCATCCCGACTGAAGGCAATGATTTGTTACCTCATTAATGGatgtatcctttttcttttttaaccacttCCTTATGCTACCCATGAAATCTAGTTGGGGCTCTTTTGTGTCTGATTTCCCCTGgcttattctttactttttctacTTTTCCAGGCTCAGCAGAGAGCTGCTGGAGGTAGTAGAGCCTGAGGACTTGCAGGACTCACTGGATAGATGTTATTCAACTCCTTCCAGTTATCTAGAACAGCCTGATTCATGGCAGCCCTACGGAAGTTCCTTTTACTCATTGGAGGAAGAACACATTGGCTTTTCTCTTGACGTGGATGGTGAGTACCTTTCTATGAAGGTGATAAGGATCCACTGAGTTTTCCGTATAGAGATCATATTCCTGCTCCAAGAGGCACTTACTGAGCTGAGAGATGTCATTGCTGCACTGAGGACCTATAGGCACATGTAGGTTGAATGAAACTCTAGTTCTACCTGGAAGCCCAGACATGGGATGGGTCAGTGAGCGTGGCTCTCTTCCTAGTCTCAGGCCATGCCTGTGGCACTCTGATTCTCCTCTCAAGGCACTGGACCTGGGCAGATGTGACAAATTCAGAGAACTATGATTTTGACTCAAGGGTTGGTAGATTTCCTTTCTCACTCTAATTTCAGTGTCTAAAATCCTCACAATCATGAACAATCTGAGTATTTGATGAGACAGGGCTGAATATTGCGGTTTCTCTCTTAGAAATCATTTGAGGGCATTTGCTTTAAATTGATTGGAAAAATATGGGATAACCGTTTGCACAAACTTGGGACAAATGATATTGGGATAACGATCTACCAGAATAGGGACATTTTACCCTTAGTTTCTGGGACAAAAAACAAGGAATCTCTATCATGACCAGCCTTCAGGCCTCCTGAAATATATCTCTCACAGTGTCCTATTCTTATACTGAGGAGCCTGAGGTCCCTGTTTGAGGATTAGACAGTGGAATGTTATGTGTGTAGGGGAATCAGCTTAATGTGTCTGTCCATGTCTGAATTTATTGCAGAAATTGAAGAGTACCAAGAAGGGGAAGAAGATCAAAACCCACCATGCCCCAGGTAACTTTCAACAATTGTGGTCGCTTAATTCTGTGTTAACACCTGGAGACAAGAGATCCAGGGAAAACCGTGTGTGTGATTTCATGTTTTCAACAAAGCCTGAATTACTCCTACTGACATTGCTATTGGTTTTCATTGCAGTAGACGTTtaggtttccatttcttcctccccttaTCATGTACTAATGTACCACAGGTTGACCATACCTCAGAAGCTGTACCCTTATGGCGACTGCATGGAATTTTAAGCACATTTGATGGAAAACTATTGAGCTCACTCTTCTCATGATCACTGTTTGCTGTGTGTCATGAGGGCACTAACTCAGAGTGTCCTTTTACTCCCTTATCAGTGTGTCACCTGGCCAAGTCACTGAGcttactgtctctctctctctgtctctctctgtctctgtctctgtctttctctctctctctctgtctttctctttcattgtttTCTACCTGGCTCTGTTCTATCCCAACataaagcaataattttt
Protein-coding regions in this window:
- the LOC129472542 gene encoding neuroblastoma breakpoint family member 3-like isoform X5, with translation MCLGVFSPVPGPTSSATNVSMVVSAGPWSSEKAEMNNLEINKKSHPQLVENKQEFRNLQQKFLVTQVAYFLAKGQNNYEYEDCKDLIKSMLRDERLFMEKQLAEQLRQYEVLVFSRERELTQLSVKLREGRDAARSLIGHLQALLTPDEPDESQGWDLREQLAEGCRLAQDLLQKLSPATAEDEDEDVKVEEAEKVEEFCAPSWLIREVQKAEEQEVPEDSLEECAVTCYNSHGPCECNQPHGNTEITLEEDQVYSSLIDSSSHDEWLDAVHIIPENESDHEEEEEKGPVSPRSSGRFCCLISVGCIFCHPCPAWLIRNLQESEEEEAPQESWDEGDSTLSIPPDTSASYQSDRSTFHSVEEQQVGLALDIGRHWCDQVKKEDQEATGPWLSRELLDENESEVLQDSLDRFYSTPSGYLELPDLCQPYRSAFYSLEEQHLGLALDVDRIKKDQEEEEDQGPPCPRLSRELLEVVEPEDLQDSLDRCYSTPSSYLEQPDSWQPYGSSFYSLEEEHIGFSLDVDEIEEYQEGEEDQNPPCPRLNGVPMEAEEPEVLQDSVDRFYSTPSTYFELDASFHHCRSDFYSFEEEHVSLALDVDNRFFTLTVMRHHLVFQMGGILPH
- the LOC129472542 gene encoding neuroblastoma breakpoint family member 3-like isoform X4: MLRDERLFMEKQLAEQLRQYEVLVFSRERELTQLSVKLREGRDASRSLIGHLQALLTPDEPDESQGWDLREQLAEGCRLAQDLLQKLSPATAEEEDGDVNVEEAEKVEEFCAPREVQRAEEQEVPEDSLEEYAVTCSNSHGPCESNQPHGNTKVTFEEDQVDPPVVVDSASSDDERQDAPNLPPESEDCKDLVKSTLRAERLFVEEELSEQLRQYEVLVFSRERELTQLSVKLREGRDAARSLIGHLQALLTPDEPDESQGWDLREQLAEGCRLAQDLLQKLSPATAEDEDEDVKVEEAEKVEEFCAPSWLIREVQKAEEQEVPEDSLEECAVTCYNSHGPCECNQPHGNTEITLEEDQVYSSLIDSSSHDEWLDAVHIIPENESDHEEEEEKGPVSPRSSGRFCCLISVGCIFCHPCPAWLIRNLQESEEEEAPQESWDEGDSTLSIPPDTSASYQSDRSTFHSVEEQQVGLALDIGRHWCDQVKKEDQEATGPWLSRELLDENESEVLQDSLDRFYSTPSGYLELPDLCQPYRSAFYSLEEQHLGLALDVDRIKKDQEEEEDQGPPCPRLSRELLEVVEPEDLQDSLDRCYSTPSSYLEQPDSWQPYGSSFYSLEEEHIGFSLDVDEIEEYQEGEEDQNPPCPRLNGVPMEAEEPEVLQDSVDRFYSTPSTYFELDASFHHCRSDFYSFEEEHVSLALDVDNRFFTLTVMRHHLVFQMGGILPH
- the LOC129472542 gene encoding neuroblastoma breakpoint family member 3-like isoform X3, which translates into the protein MVVSAGPWSSEKAEMNNLEINKKSHPQLVENKQEFRNLQQKFLVTQVAYFLAKGQNNYEYEDCKDLIKSMLRDERLFMEKQLAEQLRQYEVLVFSRERELTQLSVKLREGRDASRSLIGHLQALLTPDEPDESQGWDLREQLAEGCRLAQDLLQKLSPATAEEEDGDVNVEEAEKVEEFCAPREVQRAEEQEVPEDSLEEYAVTCSNSHGPCESNQPHGNTKVTFEEDQVDPPVVVDSASSDDERQDAPNLPPESEDCKDLVKSTLRAERLFVEEELSEQLRQYEVLVFSRERELTQLSVKLREGRDAARSLIGHLQALLTPDEPDESQGWDLREQLAEGCRLAQDLLQKLSPATAEDEDEDVKVEEAEKVEEFCAPSWLIREVQKAEEQEVPEDSLEECAVTCYNSHGPCECNQPHGNTEITLEEDQVYSSLIDSSSHDEWLDAVHIIPENESDHEEEEEKGPVSPRNLQESEEEEAPQESWDEGDSTLSIPPDTSASYQSDRSTFHSVEEQQVGLALDIGRHWCDQVKKEDQEATGPWLSRELLDENESEVLQDSLDRFYSTPSGYLELPDLCQPYRSAFYSLEEQHLGLALDVDRIKKDQEEEEDQGPPCPRLSRELLEVVEPEDLQDSLDRCYSTPSSYLEQPDSWQPYGSSFYSLEEEHIGFSLDVDEIEEYQEGEEDQNPPCPRLNGVPMEAEEPEVLQDSVDRFYSTPSTYFELDASFHHCRSDFYSFEEEHVSLALDVDNRFFTLTVMRHHLVFQMGGILPH
- the LOC129472542 gene encoding neuroblastoma breakpoint family member 3-like isoform X1, which gives rise to MCLGVFSPVPGPTSSATNVSMVVSAGPWSSEKAEMNNLEINKKSHPQLVENKQEFRNLQQKFLVTQVAYFLAKGQNNYEYEDCKDLIKSMLRDERLFMEKQLAEQLRQYEVLVFSRERELTQLSVKLREGRDASRSLIGHLQALLTPDEPDESQGWDLREQLAEGCRLAQDLLQKLSPATAEEEDGDVNVEEAEKVEEFCAPREVQRAEEQEVPEDSLEEYAVTCSNSHGPCESNQPHGNTKVTFEEDQVDPPVVVDSASSDDERQDAPNLPPESEDCKDLVKSTLRAERLFVEEELSEQLRQYEVLVFSRERELTQLSVKLREGRDAARSLIGHLQALLTPDEPDESQGWDLREQLAEGCRLAQDLLQKLSPATAEDEDEDVKVEEAEKVEEFCAPSWLIREVQKAEEQEVPEDSLEECAVTCYNSHGPCECNQPHGNTEITLEEDQVYSSLIDSSSHDEWLDAVHIIPENESDHEEEEEKGPVSPRSSGRFCCLISVGCIFCHPCPAWLIRNLQESEEEEAPQESWDEGDSTLSIPPDTSASYQSDRSTFHSVEEQQVGLALDIGRHWCDQVKKEDQEATGPWLSRELLDENESEVLQDSLDRFYSTPSGYLELPDLCQPYRSAFYSLEEQHLGLALDVDRIKKDQEEEEDQGPPCPRLSRELLEVVEPEDLQDSLDRCYSTPSSYLEQPDSWQPYGSSFYSLEEEHIGFSLDVDEIEEYQEGEEDQNPPCPRLNGVPMEAEEPEVLQDSVDRFYSTPSTYFELDASFHHCRSDFYSFEEEHVSLALDVDNRFFTLTVMRHHLVFQMGGILPH